The window CTGCTCTTGATTGGGCAAATCCGCGCCTGGTGGATACCTTATCTTTTCCGACCGGAACCGAAGCGAGCTGCTCGCTATCAAATCATGTTCGGCAAAACGCATTCCTTCTTGCCGGTGCGCAATGGAATGGTCCCAAACACTGCGCATATCCTGCTTCATCTGGCGACCGCCGCCACCTTGATCGTTCTTCTGAGGTGAGGAGACGGCAATCAGTCCACGATCGAAGCTCCCGATGTCGCGGTCCAAAGCAAATACGGTGGAACCACCATGTTGCGCGTGGGACTTCCCTATATTGCCGTTGTTTGAGCGGCGGAAAGCCACTTGTACGAGTCCCTTGTATCGATTAGCTTTCGCCGACAAGAGCCATCCAACTCGCCAAGTGATTCGAAAATACAGAGGTGTATCGAAAGAGACAGCTTTCTCTAAAGGCAGATGCAACGGTTAGTTGCGCACCCGCGCTGCAGCGATCCTTCATTGAAGCGGTCAATGCTGAAACGACGTGGAAGCATGCGGCCCCTGCTCTTGATTCTCCACATTCTCGCTGGCACCGTCGGCTTGCTGTCCGGCACATTCGCGATTGCTGTCCGCAAAGGCAGCCGCCTCCATCGCGCCTCAGGAAACATCTTCACCGTCGCTATGATTACCCTGGCCTCAAGCGCCCTCTGTCTCGCCATCATGAAGTCGCAACACGGCAACATCATCGGCAGCATCATCACCTTCTACATGGTCAGCACGGCGTGGCTCGCTGGTCGCGGCCGAGGCATAGGCCGGCTTGACCTCGCCGCACTTCTCGTCGGCACCTGCGGGGCCGCCGCCATCATCATGCTCGGCGTCTGGACCATCCACCACCCAGACAAGAACGCCCCCGCTGCTATGTGCTTTTTCATGGCGGCCGTCCTCCTGGTCGCCGCCGCAGGAGACATCCGCATGCTTGCCTGCGGTGGCATCTCCGACAGAGGGCGAACTACGCGTCATTTATGGCGGATGTGCTTTGGACTCTTCATTGCAACAGGATCTTTCTTCCTTGGCCAGCAACAGGTCTTTCCCGCTTTCCTGCGCGGCTCCATCTTCCTTACGATCCTCGCCGTTCTCCCATTCCCCTTGATGATCTATTGGCTCTTTCGCGTCCGCTTCGGCAAGGCTTATAGAATCCAATCACAGGCCCATCCCACTCCAATTTTTCCTTGAAGTCGTTCGCTCGCGTTCCTTTCGAATTGAAGGGGAAATTGATCAAAGCGATTGTCACCGCTCGATGCGAGGGACCGGAGGAATTTGCGGGAGAATCATTGATTGGGGCGTGACCTGAATCGCTTCCGCTATGCCGACTTATGAGCATCCATCAGGCGTATGCTGTGTGTAGTGCGGCGGAATTAGTGGCCTTCGCGATTCGCTTCCGAGGAGGCAAGGGTGCCAGAAACTCCGTTGCATGGTTCCTTTAACGATGAGCGTGGCTCCTCTTCCGAATGGGGCCCGATCCTGGCCTTCATCGTTCTCGTCAACGCCGTCGGATGGTGGGCCTGCTTACTTTTACGCCCGACGTTTGCAGCAGGGCATCTGTGGGCATTCTTTACATTCGTGTTCGTCACGGTATGGTCGCCAACTGTGATTGCATTGGCCCTGTCCTTCTCTTTTGAGGGCACTTCGGGGATCCGTAACCTACTCGGTCTTCTGTTTCGACGATTTCCGAAGAACAAGTTGTGGTACCTGATCGGCATCCTGATTCCAGTCGCAACCGTAGTTTGTGCGGTTATCATCGCGAGGCACTTGCACTCCGGAGCCGCTTTTCTTCCGGTTGCGGCTCTGCCCCTTACCCTTGGGCTGCAAGTGTTTACTGGCGCAATGGGCGAGGAACTGGGATGGAGAGGCTTCCTTCTTTCCCACCTTGAACGCAAGCTTAGCCCTCGGGTCGCGGCACTCGTAATGGCGATCACGTGGGCACTCTGGCACATTCCAGCTTTCTTTTTTCCCGGTATGGCGCAACAGCACATGCCTCCCATAGCGTTCCTCCTTATAGTTGCTGCGTTCGGCATTTTCTTAGCGTTGCTCTTCAACCACACGAGAGGCCATCTCGTGAGCACAATGCTGGCACACTTCTCATTCAATATGAGCCTTGCCGCCGGAGGAGCAATCCTCGGTTCAGTCTTCATCTGGACTCTGGCGTTCATCTTCTCGATCGTTGCGATCTTTAGCCTCGCCAAGCTCCCGGCATCGCCCATCCGCGTAGCCCGAACGGGTGAGGTCTTTGATCCTCTCGGGACGGACATTTAGTTGTGATTTGGACGATCCGCATTCGCGGACAAGAGTTTACTATCGAAAACGCTGTTGTCGTAAGAAGCAATGTCTACAGACAAGCCGACTTATGAGGACGGGCTACCAGCCGCTTAGGCTGTGAATCTTTTCCATTCTCCCTCGGATACTAGTTCAACAGAATCGCCGATCACCTTGATGGCGGTCTGATCATCAATTGCGTATACAGGGACGGGTAGACGACCCAGTCGTGGTGGAACAGCACGACTGCCATGCGTTGAAGGCTCGCGGTTGGGCAAGAGAAACGAGCTTACCGTGGAACTGGACTTCACCTCGACGGAAGGCGGCGCGGAGTCCAGTGACGAACTTGCCGCGGAAGACACGGCTGAGCACGCCGATGGGCAGGAAGAAAGATCGTCGCGAGGAGATCCATCTGGAGCGATCCGGAGCGAGGCCGCCGGCTGCAACGACGCAGTGGATGTGAGGATGAAACTGCAGGCGTTGATTCCACGAGTGGAGCACGCTGAAGAAACCAATCTCGGCTCCCAGGTGACGAGGATCGCGGGCGATCTCAAGCAGCGTCTCGGCGCTGGCGTGAAAGAGCAGGTTGTAAATCAGCCGCTTGTTCTGCAATGGGAGCGGGGCCAGTTCCCGCGGCAGAGTGAATACTGCCGGGACATAGCGGGTGGGCAGCAGTTCCGGAGAACCGACTCAATCCTAGTTGATCCCGATAACTTAAGCGACTTCATTAAGACGAGTGACGGTGAGGACGGTAATGTCATCTTCCTGGCCGAAGTTTTGAGCTGCGGTTGCGAGACCGGCTGCGTTCGTGGACTGGCGAAGATGTTCAATAATGCGGTCGAAGCCGAAGAGTTCACCGTTTGGTTTTTGCGCTTCAAGTATGCCGTCAGAGATCAACGTCAGCGTGTCGCCGGGTGCGATTTTGAATTTAAGGACCGGGAAGTCAATGTTCGGTATTGTACCCAGCGGGAGAGCGCCTTCCATGGGAAGTTCTATCCCGTTGAGGTAAGGCGGGAGGTGGCCTGCATTCACCAATGTCGCGGCACCGTCAGATCCAACACGAAGAGCTAGGCACGTGGCATTGCCTTTGCCGTTGAGTCGATTGTTCAGCGTTGACAGGATGGTGATAGGATCGCGGGTGAAAGTAGCGGCGGTGCGCATGGCTCCCACCAACAATGTGGCAAGCATCCCTGCTTGCATACCCTTGCCCGCTACATCGCCTATTAGGATCAAGGTGCTCCCGTCACTCGTGTCCGGAATTACTTGGAAGAAATCGCCACCTACTTCGCGGGCGGGGCGATAATCGCTTTCAATGGTCAAGCCGGGGATTTCGGGTAGGTCCTCGGGAATAAGGAATTGCTGGACGGAACGTGCGCCTTCGACTTCGGTCGCGTAGCGTTCCTCTTCGCTGCGCGTGCGGGTGAAACGAAGGATTAGGACCGCGAAGATACTAAGCAATGAAAGCAAGTCAATTACATGGCCGAGCTCTATGTGCATTGGTTGGTTGCTAAGGGTAATAGCTGGCCAAGTGATCACAGATTGCCAGCCGATCAAGGCGGTGATGTTGGCGGCCTGGAAGAAAATCGTAGTCGAGATACTTAGTAATACCGGTACAAGCAGCAAGCGTGCGTCAAGCGAATTGCGAACCGCAGCTTTGACCAATACATAGACGATCCAGACAAATGCGGGAAGCATGAGGAGAGACGAGATCAAAGCCGCAAGAGAAGGGCTTAAAATTCGAGGGGTTAAATAAGCTATTGGACCAAAAGGCAACGAAACGACAATTAAACCCACTAACAGTGTGAGCAATGGGCTGTGATGAAGCCTGAGCAGTGCACGATAAAAAGCAATCGAAGCAAGGATCGTGGCGGCGGAGAGGCCATTTGCCACGATGTCATATATGATCGAGGGCCAAGGTATGAAGAACGCGGTCATCTGAGCGCATTTTGAAGCAGCCTGAAAAATCAGCGCGAGCCCGTACCACAAGTATTCTGTTTCCTTTCGCCTCAGGGCATAAAGAGCCAATACGCCGAATCCGGCTAGAAGCTCGACGAATCCGACGGTTTGTTCGCCAGCCAGATACCAGTGCCAACGAGATAAAATTCCTATTCCAATAAATCTAACCCAACGTGAATCCCCTAGAAGAGACCCTCCCCCCTGGTCAATTCCACCATCCTGCGTCAATTCCTCGATTGGCGAATACCATACTCGTATCGATATTTCCACCAATCCCCGAAACTTCTGGCCCGGTGGAACGGTGAAGATGCGGATGTTTCCGCCGGTATTAGGCTCTTCATTCGGAGGCATCTTGCCCTGTGCCCCGATAAGCTGTCCGTTGGCGTAGACCTCGTAGGAAGTAAAAATCCGTGGCAGGAGAAGAGAGACCCGCTCCATCTTGGCGGGGATGTTTATGCGAAAGCGATACCATGCCATACCGGACATGCCACGATAACCCTGAGATGACCAACCCTCGGTCGACTTGAGGAGAGACCAATCTGAGTCGTCGAAATTGGGGTCTGTCCAAGCTGGGTTATCGCCGGCGTGAAACCGCCACAATCCGTCGAGGGAGACAAGTGGGGGGTGATTGGCATCGAGATTGTAAGTCTGGGCGGCTGCAGACGTGCTGATGCTCAGCACGAAAGGAGCCAAAAGTATGAGTAGTTTTCTCATCTTCGATCCGGATCATAGTAATTCGAGCGTGAGTTTCCAGCCAGAAAATGTTCGCCGTAGCGTCGCGAGAGGTAGCTGGTTTATTTCGCTCTGCATGGAAGACCTGTTTAATGAATGTAAGGATGGGGCAAAAATCCCTTGCAGGTTGAACATAGCTCCTTATAATCCGCCAGGTTGCAACCCAAATAATGGAAGAAAATATGGCTCAAGCGCAGAGAAACGAGGCAGCAAATGACGAACAATGAGGCTCATCGCGTCCCGTGAAGTCATTCAGGCAAGGCGGCGCGCCTCTGATTCTACCCTCACTATGAGCCAGTGGACCAACCACCAACTAGTTCTTCACATATTCTCACTCTGCCGGGTACTCAACGGGGCGTCGCGGTGCTATCCTTCTCCCCTAAATCCGAGGTGACTCTTGAGCCAACTCCAACTTCGCATTTTTGATGGGACGCGTCAGCTGTTTCCTTTGCCTGCGAGCTTCCTTGTAACGATTACCGATGGAGAACAAACCCAGCATTTTCGGGATTTCATCGAAGTCAATGATTGCGTTTTTGATCTGCCTTTTTTCGACAATGCATTTGACAACTATTCGATAGTGGTCTTTCTCGACAGGCACAAACAGGCAGGATTCGTTCCTGTTAAGCTTTCGGATGATAATCCAGTCACTTTGGACATCATGCTGATTTCTGACGATTCCGGCTTCAACTTTGCGGATGCATCATGGGAGGCCGCCAAGGCGAAGTATCCCATGCTGGGGAGTGATGTTGACGATGCCACCGGAGCGACCCGATATGGAGCTTTGGAAGAAAGTCAGAAGCCACTCGCATGCTTCTTTAATATCGCCGAGGCGATGAGCCAGATCTCCTTTCCTGATGGGACAGGTCCATTGGATTACATCAAGCAGCTTCGCTGGGATGGCTTATACGTGCCGGCGCAGGACCGTTTCTTC is drawn from Acidicapsa acidisoli and contains these coding sequences:
- a CDS encoding DUF2306 domain-containing protein; the encoded protein is MLKRRGSMRPLLLILHILAGTVGLLSGTFAIAVRKGSRLHRASGNIFTVAMITLASSALCLAIMKSQHGNIIGSIITFYMVSTAWLAGRGRGIGRLDLAALLVGTCGAAAIIMLGVWTIHHPDKNAPAAMCFFMAAVLLVAAAGDIRMLACGGISDRGRTTRHLWRMCFGLFIATGSFFLGQQQVFPAFLRGSIFLTILAVLPFPLMIYWLFRVRFGKAYRIQSQAHPTPIFP
- a CDS encoding CPBP family intramembrane glutamic endopeptidase — translated: MPETPLHGSFNDERGSSSEWGPILAFIVLVNAVGWWACLLLRPTFAAGHLWAFFTFVFVTVWSPTVIALALSFSFEGTSGIRNLLGLLFRRFPKNKLWYLIGILIPVATVVCAVIIARHLHSGAAFLPVAALPLTLGLQVFTGAMGEELGWRGFLLSHLERKLSPRVAALVMAITWALWHIPAFFFPGMAQQHMPPIAFLLIVAAFGIFLALLFNHTRGHLVSTMLAHFSFNMSLAAGGAILGSVFIWTLAFIFSIVAIFSLAKLPASPIRVARTGEVFDPLGTDI
- a CDS encoding PP2C family protein-serine/threonine phosphatase, which encodes MRKLLILLAPFVLSISTSAAAQTYNLDANHPPLVSLDGLWRFHAGDNPAWTDPNFDDSDWSLLKSTEGWSSQGYRGMSGMAWYRFRINIPAKMERVSLLLPRIFTSYEVYANGQLIGAQGKMPPNEEPNTGGNIRIFTVPPGQKFRGLVEISIRVWYSPIEELTQDGGIDQGGGSLLGDSRWVRFIGIGILSRWHWYLAGEQTVGFVELLAGFGVLALYALRRKETEYLWYGLALIFQAASKCAQMTAFFIPWPSIIYDIVANGLSAATILASIAFYRALLRLHHSPLLTLLVGLIVVSLPFGPIAYLTPRILSPSLAALISSLLMLPAFVWIVYVLVKAAVRNSLDARLLLVPVLLSISTTIFFQAANITALIGWQSVITWPAITLSNQPMHIELGHVIDLLSLLSIFAVLILRFTRTRSEEERYATEVEGARSVQQFLIPEDLPEIPGLTIESDYRPAREVGGDFFQVIPDTSDGSTLILIGDVAGKGMQAGMLATLLVGAMRTAATFTRDPITILSTLNNRLNGKGNATCLALRVGSDGAATLVNAGHLPPYLNGIELPMEGALPLGTIPNIDFPVLKFKIAPGDTLTLISDGILEAQKPNGELFGFDRIIEHLRQSTNAAGLATAAQNFGQEDDITVLTVTRLNEVA